Part of the Uloborus diversus isolate 005 chromosome 9, Udiv.v.3.1, whole genome shotgun sequence genome is shown below.
CATGATGATCTTTCATGTTTCCATTTCTTTTGAACTTCTATATACTGAAAAATAATTCATGATGATCAGCAAAAAAAGGACGGGGCCATTCAATCAAGGTGATACATGCAGAACAACAACAGATACAGGAATGAAGGATTGGGGTTCTGCGGTGTTTAGGAACCTCACAATTTATCACTAACTATAATTATAATTAACAATATAGTCTGAAAATTGATTATGTAAATTCAAGagaatttagacttttttttttcagttttgtattAATGAGTTTTAATTCCTTAAGTGATGGCAATAGGTTGATTTTCTCTTTGGATATTAAAGGCCACACAATAGAATTTGGCTTTGGCAATATTGGTTTACAGTTAATTATCCTAGTTGGTGTCACAATAATATCTACAGGTACATCATGtggctcaaaaatttcctttGGTAGAGTCTCAAAAACCTGGCAGTCATGAACTACTGTAACAAGTGGCGTTAAAGGAGTAATGGCATTTAAGGAAGACATGATCGAGTATCCCAAATCTGCATATCCCTTTCCTTTACCAATGCGGTGACCTAAAGCAAATGtcaagataaatatatacatatatgttaaGATTTCATCcagaaacaataaaatataataattaatgttttgttttgtttttttaaacttatgtttcACTAGTAATAACATATTCAAATTAATCAGAGGAATTCTACTGCAAATTTAgaagattaaaccaacaaaaagcAGAAAACAACAACAGAAATCTAAATGATTTTGCCTTTGCTAAATCAGGGAAAATTCAAAACAGTCCAGTATTCAATTGGTAAGGGGAAAAGTGAACTTAATTCAAAATGATGAAGAgattactaatattataaataacatttttccAGGTATTGTAACAGAAACTGCCTCTCAAGAGGCATGGAGTGAATAGTTTTGAGAGATCTTTATTGCGAATTGATGAATTGACTAAGTTTAGCTCTAGCTGGATCCAGATCATCCCTTTTGTATtggttaaataataaaaaaagtattaaaaaaatgagtgttttttttttaagatcagtAGCAGTACAGATGATCATACCATTATATGTAACTGCAACTGAACCTATTACGATAAGATCAACTTTTACTTCATTGTTTGGCATTTCTACACCATACTGTTTTGCCccctaaaaagaaagaaaaaaggaaaaattatgattacatttaaaaaactgaatgttttacacagtggcgtaccaagacagatgggggcctggggcgctactcgaaatgggggcctacctggtattaaaactgaagtttctcaaactatgtgtacgtaccatatattacaataattattttaagtggtacatttttgcatatttcagtagtgttggtttgatttcggacactgTTGTAAATACCATGGcaaaacacatggttttaagtaaaattaagtaaatactatatttttaataaaattgtgctttgtcagaaaatatcaaaaactgaaaaaagtcctaaaattatattgtatcttaaaaatttattgcatctgaacatccaagtacagtgaacagaaacgtttatgcattccagatttaattaattttaggataaaaattttcttttacagaaaaaaaaccctttactattcctttgagtaagacacaccagttaactatttacctgataacatcacctaatctcagagaaaaatatttttaaaacatgcttacctaaataaggatgaaattcacacgttcacagtctaaataaaatttttctgctaggtctcactcacaaaaaaaaaaaaaaaaaaaaaaaaaaccgctctttatgtttttcagacaaaaaaactctggtgtgaccctatacttgcctggtgcgtttgattgaagtggagaaaacgctccgcgcggctttgctggtagaattaaaaatatttaatgttcgacagaaattaagacaaaaaaattttgcgtatgcgtgggtttaactaactaatccgatttctaaagtgaagagcgtaatttcccccgattagtagtgtatgaattaagactagaccatcgtagtcttaatacacaaaacaaaacataaaacagatattttagctgtatactgtaatgattaaaaattataaacgtgcatctgttatgcattatttttttttttttacaaattgtttgaaaaaaaatgcataaaactttgctgaaagcacttaacaaaataaaagcaaatgatttttataggtttagttaatttaaaaataaatttggggcccccattaaattcgtggcccaagcgctcatgtACCTTTGTACACTCGGACGAGTCactgaaaaaaagtcatatttaacaaaatttatgatatatactcgcatatataggtaactgattaatatttctaatcatgatgtatatgacagatctactggaaaaaataagatacaatttcggggcttatgtcaaagcggggcctgtgggacataatttgccctctctttgtttaggcaagtcactgagaaaatattcattctacataaaaagtcaactttttatttatctaaaccatgacataaggcacgtctggcgaaagagaaaacgaattaaaattttggggcctatgtcaaagcggggcctgggtatcataaaccctccattgatcccgaagaggtattgattgtatccctgaacaaatatttggtctttaaaaaaattatgatttattaagccaacttgtttaagcattcaaaccaagatatgcgacaatattggtgaaaaccaaaaattgaaatttgggggcctatgtcaaagcggggcctggggcggaccgccccctccgccccccttcggtacgccactggTTTTACATTAGAACAAATGTTGCATatgataaataactaaaataaatgttgaaacattttaatgagtgaaacaattttagataaaagTAACTACATAACTGAACTGATTGTTTAACTGCAGAGAATGAACAATCAGTTACAATGTATTGATAAAAACATCTTTGTGCACagaaacaagttttaaatttcaaaataaacattagctatagagaaaaataaaagttattaaagtacaaaatgcaaaaacattgcaaaatttttttcacacaaaagCTCACAACTTTTTGCCTTgccaaacattttttcttttttcattcgaAAGAAATCAATTAGTAGGGAGATTTAGAAACTCTGAGCAGCAAGTGTTCCTGCGTGCCGGTTTTAGATGGGAATCAAGCCAGGGTTCTTTCCCCGGACGGAAATTTCTGGAGAGAGGCAAATTCACCataattctccttttttttcattgaaacttgaaggaagatggataagggcagcagtttcaagatttgaCACAGCTTGAATCCGGTGCTATGTTCCTCATACAATCACTCTGCCTTCACTAACCGCTTCTATGGCTGATTACTAGAGGGCACTGCTGCCTGTTCTAGAGCAGCTAATGGTGAGGAAGAGAAGGGCAGCTGTACTAcaacatgcttttttttactgGACTGTGTTTTACCAAGTAAATTAATAATCATTCCTAAAATGCACTTCAACATAATGATAATATATATTCTATCACGTACCTTCAATGAAGAACACAAATGTAAAACATCATCTGTAACATTACAAGGAGGAACTACTTTATAGAACATACTATCTTTTAGACCTGGTTTTGACATCAATAAAGTTTTATTcttctgtacaaaaaaaaaaaataaataaataaaaataaaaacattacaaCATTGAAAGTGAAATATCTTTTTAGCACTAATTTGAATTTATGTActtcttaattttattaaaaaatataaatagaaatacaaatgtgacgaatAGCTACAGGCTCAgaacccagctaggctggtccaagTCAGTTAATTATTCCCCAAagaacagggccggatttggaagtgtggaggccccggggcaacaaaggaatggaggcccctaatcagggttcgaaaagatcatcatattttcgaaaatatcagatactttgatatacattcgaatattttgatatatacgtatatatccgatattttcaacccgtgaaagttaggatattttttaaaaatttattgtggggACCCCTTTGTTTTGGAGGCCCTGgtgcagtagccccgcctgccctcctctaaatctggccctgccaatgaagatgaatggccctcttaaagctatctaccccttactcattacagcctcttctggtaagctgctCCAAGTGTCCACAACCCTATTACCCtattcaagtattttttccttatttccaaaTTAGTCTGAGATTTCAATAGCTTGAAACAATGCCCCTTGTTATcttttccatgcaaaaatgtaacccattaacatctttcatttcgaTAAATTTagacaactgaatcatgtcccctctgactctcttttgctccaggctgtacattagggtggaacgaaaatgaccttaaattttttttttcaatttttttggtttgccgtaggggggaaaagttgtcatttaagtttaaaaagaagcagaagaaatttcattgctttcctacaacatctttaggtgccgcaacgagcttaaagtttgataataaccgaaatttccatttaacaatgaaattcctttttatgttttcctactgtatataacggcacaaaatatgtcagtaaatacattttttaagcattacgttaggaaaaaaatactaattacaagatagttttaaaaaaaaaatcataatctttactaataataaagctgaaagtctgtctggagatctagatctctgtctggatctctgtgacgcgcatagcgcctagaccgttcggtcgattttcataaaatttggcacaaagttagtttgtagcatggggggtgtgtaCAGTCAACTACTGccacaacgcgatccgacttacgcgaaatggctgtaacgcgagtttttcatgagcaacgaattttagagatAAAGCGAATTTATCGCTCTCAactcgaaaatatttggaaaggaactGTGATGCTAAGTTTTggttttgttattgactactaaacactaattcgtgaatgtactttcatcctttcagcattaCTGATTGCGCAAGTTCTCAcataccgcactataaacatagcattgtttgtgtgtatgtatcaccactcctcatttttcatttacttattctaaatatgaaaggtgatgaaatattgtggcacctaagCACGCTGCTTCATCTAAAGTTTTAGAAGAcggaaacaaaaaccaaaagtttgcaacaatttaagaaaaggtaaagatttttGATAAGCTTGAACAACCAGAAAGTGGGTCGAATCTTGCACGACAAATCTCTCTGGTTGTTAAAGCAATTGCGAAGCTActgtacttaaaaatatattagaatgacgatcagattgcgaaggataaatcatcatcttcaatttttaagttataaatataacttattgtatctactgaaAAGTACTATTACAGTACAGTGCTTTATTATAACTACATACTGTACATtctgtactgttttatttttatatatctctctcccattgatca
Proteins encoded:
- the LOC129229555 gene encoding methenyltetrahydrofolate synthase domain-containing protein-like isoform X1, which produces MNESDYRSKQSIRNKVWCFMEENNISEFPRPSFYRIPNFKGADEACEKVVNLEEFQKAITVKVCPDSPQKHLRFLILQKNKTLLMSKPGLKDSMFYKVVPPCNVTDDVLHLCSSLKGAKQYGVEMPNNEVKVDLIVIGSVAVTYNGHRIGKGKGYADLGYSIMSSLNAITPLTPLVTVVHDCQVFETLPKEIFEPHDVPVDIIVTPTRIINCKPILPKPNSIVWPLISKEKINLLPSLKELKLINTKLKKKSLNSLEFT